One region of Brachybacterium saurashtrense genomic DNA includes:
- a CDS encoding VOC family protein, with the protein MSTRLENVGIAVRDLEEAIAFFTDLGLTVLGRDEVSGPWAETAVGLDGNHARIALLQTADGHGRIELFEYLHPTALETAPTQPHEIGMHRIALSVDDLDAALEIAARHGCHPLRGVADYQGVYRLTYLRGPSGILVMLAQATQAGGGAG; encoded by the coding sequence ATGAGCACCCGACTGGAGAACGTGGGCATCGCCGTGAGGGACCTCGAGGAGGCGATCGCCTTCTTCACGGATCTGGGCCTCACCGTGCTGGGCCGGGACGAGGTGAGCGGGCCGTGGGCGGAGACGGCCGTGGGCCTGGACGGCAACCACGCCCGCATCGCCCTCCTGCAGACGGCCGACGGCCACGGCCGGATCGAGCTGTTCGAGTACCTCCACCCGACAGCGCTCGAGACCGCCCCGACCCAGCCGCACGAGATCGGCATGCACCGCATCGCCCTCTCCGTCGACGACCTCGACGCGGCGCTCGAGATCGCCGCCCGTCACGGCTGCCATCCGCTGCGCGGCGTGGCCGACTACCAGGGCGTGTACCGGCTCACCTACCTGCGCGGCCCCAGCGGCATCCTGGTGATGCTCGCCCAGGCCACGCAGGCAGGCGGCGGCGCAGGGTGA
- a CDS encoding ABC transporter permease, with amino-acid sequence MTTTTAAHRAATVAPVAAEHGGALAGTWSMLRFMLRRDRIRFPAWVLGLTLMLGYFTTALGVVLDEEALASFAVLASNPVVALIGGPGYGFDEITTARFLVGLYGGYLMIGAALMSIMTVTRHTRVEEQTGRAELVRASVVGRHAPLAAALLLVAAMNVLMAVLMAGMFFVSPSDPGSFASSLLFAASIGAVGLVFAGVTAVTVQLSPFSRAASGLAGAVLAAAFVLRGLGDMSSLQGGDLGWLSWLSPFGWAQQTAPLTLDRWWPLALSLAATALLVAAGFALQTRRDLAAGILPDRLGDAAAPGWLHGPFTLAFRLQRATLLWWSFALALAGVTFGAFVQPMAENAAGMPEEILAVFGGAEGMVDGYLGFMGIYYALMIAVFAIVSVQSLRSEEQGVRTEPVLATAVSRSSWVLAWVAVTGLGALWLFVLAGLGNGVGAALATGDWSLLGPVLLGQVVHTAAVWALLGFAVALYGIVPRLVGLTWVVFVYGAVLALVGDMLQLDDAVLATSVFRHVGQHPAEDISWAAVAVLAGSGAVLALLGAAGFRRRDLITA; translated from the coding sequence ATGACCACCACCACCGCCGCCCACCGGGCCGCCACCGTCGCCCCCGTCGCCGCCGAGCACGGCGGCGCGCTCGCCGGCACCTGGTCGATGCTGCGCTTCATGCTGCGCCGCGACCGGATCCGGTTCCCCGCCTGGGTGCTGGGCCTGACCCTCATGCTCGGCTACTTCACCACCGCGCTCGGCGTGGTGCTCGACGAGGAGGCGCTGGCCTCCTTCGCCGTGCTCGCCTCCAATCCCGTCGTCGCCCTGATCGGCGGGCCCGGGTACGGGTTCGACGAGATCACCACCGCCCGCTTCCTGGTGGGCCTGTACGGCGGGTACCTCATGATCGGCGCGGCGCTCATGAGCATCATGACCGTCACCCGTCACACGCGCGTCGAGGAGCAGACGGGCCGGGCCGAGCTGGTGCGCGCCTCCGTGGTGGGCCGCCATGCCCCGCTCGCCGCCGCGCTGCTCCTGGTCGCGGCGATGAACGTGCTGATGGCCGTGCTGATGGCGGGGATGTTCTTCGTCTCGCCCAGCGACCCCGGCTCCTTCGCCTCCTCGCTGCTGTTCGCCGCGAGCATCGGCGCCGTGGGCCTCGTGTTCGCCGGGGTGACCGCGGTGACCGTGCAGCTGTCCCCCTTCTCCCGCGCCGCCTCCGGCCTGGCCGGGGCGGTCCTCGCCGCCGCGTTCGTGCTGCGCGGGCTGGGGGACATGTCCTCCCTGCAGGGCGGGGACCTGGGCTGGCTCTCCTGGCTCTCCCCGTTCGGCTGGGCGCAGCAGACCGCGCCGCTCACCCTGGACCGCTGGTGGCCGCTGGCGCTCTCGCTCGCGGCCACGGCACTGCTGGTCGCGGCGGGATTCGCGCTCCAGACCCGGCGCGACCTCGCCGCGGGCATCCTGCCGGACCGGCTGGGCGACGCCGCGGCCCCCGGCTGGCTGCACGGACCGTTCACCCTCGCCTTCCGTCTCCAGCGCGCCACCCTGCTGTGGTGGTCCTTCGCGCTGGCGCTCGCCGGTGTCACCTTCGGCGCCTTCGTGCAGCCGATGGCGGAGAACGCCGCCGGCATGCCCGAGGAGATCCTCGCCGTGTTCGGCGGCGCCGAGGGCATGGTGGACGGCTACCTGGGCTTCATGGGCATCTACTACGCGCTGATGATCGCGGTCTTCGCGATCGTCTCCGTGCAGAGCCTCCGCTCCGAGGAGCAGGGCGTGCGCACCGAGCCGGTGCTCGCCACGGCCGTCTCCCGCAGCAGCTGGGTGCTCGCCTGGGTCGCCGTGACCGGCCTCGGCGCGCTGTGGCTGTTCGTGCTGGCGGGGCTCGGCAACGGGGTGGGCGCCGCACTGGCCACCGGGGACTGGAGCCTGCTGGGCCCGGTGCTGCTGGGCCAGGTGGTGCACACCGCCGCCGTCTGGGCGCTGTTGGGGTTCGCCGTCGCGCTCTACGGGATCGTGCCGCGACTGGTGGGCCTGACCTGGGTGGTGTTCGTGTACGGGGCCGTGCTCGCGCTGGTGGGCGACATGCTGCAGCTCGACGACGCCGTGCTCGCCACCTCTGTGTTCCGGCACGTGGGCCAGCACCCCGCCGAGGACATCTCCTGGGCGGCGGTCGCCGTGCTCGCCGGGAGCGGGGCGGTGCTGGCGCTGCTCGGCGCGGCGGGATTCCGGCGCCGCGACCTCATCACCGCCTGA
- a CDS encoding ABC transporter ATP-binding protein: MTSHTHADGTAPAISLSGLTKSFGAVRALDGLDLEVAPGEVHGLLGPNGAGKSTTIRILLGILRHDAGTVRLLGGDPWTDAVQLHRHLAYVPGDVELWPGMTGGEAIDLFARLRGGVNRRKRDELIERFDLDPRKKGRTYSKGNRQKVALISALASDVDLLLLDEPTAGLDPLMEAVFQECIREVKDAGRTVLLSSHILAQVEVLADRISIVRHGRIVESGTLEDLRHLSRTAVTVRTSRPVDGLADREGVHAVHQDGDHLRFDVDAAHLPALMRDLSAHGVEALTATPPTLEQLLLRHYGDELHRSAS; the protein is encoded by the coding sequence ATGACCTCTCACACCCACGCGGACGGCACCGCCCCCGCGATCTCCCTCTCAGGCCTCACCAAGAGCTTCGGCGCCGTCCGAGCGCTGGACGGCCTCGACCTCGAGGTGGCCCCCGGCGAGGTCCACGGCCTGCTGGGCCCCAACGGCGCCGGCAAGTCCACCACCATCCGCATCCTGCTGGGCATCCTGCGCCACGACGCCGGCACCGTGCGCCTGCTCGGCGGCGACCCCTGGACCGACGCGGTGCAGCTGCACCGCCACCTCGCCTACGTGCCCGGGGACGTGGAGCTGTGGCCCGGCATGACCGGCGGGGAGGCGATCGACCTCTTCGCCCGCCTGCGCGGCGGGGTGAACCGGCGCAAGCGCGACGAGCTCATCGAGCGCTTCGACCTCGATCCACGCAAGAAGGGCCGCACCTACTCCAAGGGCAACCGGCAGAAGGTCGCGCTGATCTCCGCCCTCGCCTCGGACGTGGACCTGCTGCTGCTGGACGAACCCACCGCGGGCCTGGACCCGCTGATGGAGGCCGTGTTCCAGGAGTGCATCCGCGAGGTCAAGGACGCCGGGCGCACCGTGCTGCTCTCCAGCCACATCCTCGCCCAGGTCGAAGTGCTCGCCGATCGCATCTCCATCGTCCGCCACGGGCGGATCGTGGAATCCGGCACCCTCGAGGACCTGCGGCACCTCTCCCGCACCGCGGTCACCGTCCGCACCTCCCGGCCCGTCGACGGCCTCGCCGACCGGGAGGGCGTCCATGCCGTCCACCAGGACGGCGACCACCTCCGCTTCGACGTGGACGCCGCCCACCTGCCCGCCCTCATGCGGGACCTCTCCGCCCACGGCGTCGAGGCCCTCACCGCCACCCCGCCCACCCTCGAGCAGCTGCTGCTGCGCCACTACGGCGACGAGCTGCACAGGAGCGCGTCATGA
- a CDS encoding TetR/AcrR family transcriptional regulator, translating to MSSTKRAPHTAPGTAERIRDAAISLFAAHGFTRTTVRQIAAAAEVSPGLVIHHFGSKAQLREACDDHVFEALTDIKREHATASPMLVGELLTAGPMRSYVEYLLASLLDPSAQGQRFFDHYVQVVEEMVEQGFAGYTFRPMPDRRAQSTMIAMLALAPVLLEPRIRHALGTEDLQGSMARLVPVLFDLYRDGLLDSLPEGHPGHDTAGGPAAGPAGEARTDPAAGPGPRATPGSPHDPPGEDAPPPPAPHEGKTPS from the coding sequence AGCGGGCGCCGCACACCGCGCCGGGCACCGCCGAGCGGATCCGGGACGCGGCGATCTCCCTGTTCGCCGCGCACGGCTTCACCCGCACCACGGTGCGGCAGATCGCCGCCGCGGCGGAGGTCTCGCCCGGGCTGGTGATCCATCACTTCGGCTCCAAGGCGCAGCTGCGCGAGGCCTGCGACGACCACGTGTTCGAGGCCCTCACCGACATCAAGCGCGAGCACGCCACCGCCTCCCCGATGCTGGTGGGCGAGCTGCTCACCGCCGGGCCGATGCGCAGCTACGTGGAGTACCTGCTCGCCTCGCTGCTCGACCCCTCCGCGCAGGGGCAGCGTTTCTTCGACCACTACGTCCAGGTGGTGGAGGAGATGGTGGAGCAGGGCTTCGCCGGCTACACCTTCCGCCCGATGCCGGACCGCCGCGCCCAGTCCACGATGATCGCGATGCTCGCCCTGGCGCCGGTGCTGCTCGAGCCGCGGATCCGTCATGCCCTGGGCACCGAGGACCTCCAGGGCTCGATGGCCCGCCTGGTGCCGGTGCTCTTCGACCTGTACCGCGACGGCCTGCTCGACTCCCTGCCGGAGGGGCACCCCGGCCACGACACCGCCGGCGGCCCCGCCGCCGGCCCCGCTGGCGAGGCGCGCACCGACCCTGCCGCCGGCCCCGGGCCGCGTGCCACACCGGGCAGCCCCCACGATCCGCCGGGCGAGGACGCCCCGCCCCCTCCCGCGCCACACGAAGGGAAGACCCCCTCATGA